A single window of Streptomyces sudanensis DNA harbors:
- a CDS encoding HNH endonuclease codes for MPHVLVLNASYEPLGVVPLRRALVLVLENKAVCLEESGAFLHSATRAIAAPSVVRLKRFVRVPYRGPVPLTRKALFARDGGRCMYCGGVATSVDHVVPRSRGGKHAWDNVVAACRRCNHVKADRHLRELGWRLHQPPEPPTGLAWRIIGTGHRDPRWLPYLQPYGADDALARIDGVSA; via the coding sequence GTGCCGCACGTCCTGGTCCTCAACGCGTCGTACGAGCCCCTCGGCGTCGTACCGCTCCGCCGCGCGCTCGTACTCGTCCTCGAGAACAAGGCCGTGTGCCTCGAGGAGTCCGGCGCCTTCCTGCACAGCGCGACCCGGGCGATCGCCGCGCCCAGCGTGGTACGGCTGAAACGGTTCGTGCGGGTCCCCTACCGGGGGCCCGTTCCGCTGACCCGCAAGGCCCTGTTCGCCCGCGACGGCGGGCGCTGCATGTACTGCGGCGGCGTCGCGACCAGCGTCGACCACGTCGTCCCGCGCAGCCGCGGGGGCAAGCACGCCTGGGACAACGTGGTGGCGGCGTGCCGCCGCTGCAACCACGTCAAGGCCGACCGGCACCTGCGCGAGCTGGGCTGGCGGCTGCACCAGCCGCCCGAGCCGCCCACCGGGCTCGCCTGGCGCATCATCGGCACGGGCCACCGGGACCCGCGCTGGCTGCCCTACCTGCAACCGTACGGCGCGGACGACGCCCTGGCCCGGATCGACGGCGTCTCCGCCTGA
- a CDS encoding mechanosensitive ion channel family protein — protein MAPVSLDEAARQAGAAAGWVEQNWATWVSTGLRILLIIAIACTLRFLVRRALTKLIDRMNRSVQAVEGTTLGGLLVNAERRRQRSEAIGSVMRSVASFLIMGTAALMVLGAFQINLAPLLASAGVAGVAIGFGARNLVTDFLSGVFMILEDQYGVGDSIDAGVASGEVIEVGLRVTKLRGVDGEIWYVRNGEIKRIGNLSQGWATAGVDVTVRPTEDLDRLRRLIEGVAEEMAAEEPWNERLWGPIEVLGLTEVMIDSMTLRVSAKTMPGKALSVEREIRWRVKRAFDAAGVRIVGGVPLPAEDDPAPDPTAAVAAPSAFSSPTTPQSMAATPLQQPPSIPQPSTGPNLSKG, from the coding sequence GTGGCGCCCGTGTCCCTGGACGAGGCCGCCCGCCAGGCCGGGGCCGCCGCGGGCTGGGTGGAGCAGAACTGGGCCACGTGGGTCAGCACCGGCCTGCGCATCCTGCTGATCATCGCCATCGCGTGCACGCTCCGCTTCCTGGTCCGGCGGGCCCTGACGAAGCTGATCGACCGGATGAACCGCAGCGTCCAGGCCGTGGAGGGCACCACGCTGGGCGGGCTGCTGGTGAACGCGGAGCGGCGCCGCCAGCGGTCGGAGGCGATCGGCTCGGTCATGCGCTCGGTGGCGTCGTTCCTGATCATGGGCACGGCGGCGCTGATGGTCCTGGGCGCCTTCCAGATCAACCTGGCGCCGCTGCTGGCGTCGGCCGGTGTGGCCGGCGTGGCGATCGGCTTCGGCGCCCGGAACCTCGTGACGGACTTCCTCTCGGGCGTCTTCATGATCCTGGAGGACCAGTACGGCGTCGGTGACTCGATCGACGCGGGCGTGGCCTCCGGCGAGGTCATCGAGGTGGGCCTGCGGGTGACGAAGCTGCGCGGGGTGGACGGCGAGATCTGGTACGTCCGCAACGGCGAGATCAAGCGGATCGGCAACCTCAGCCAGGGCTGGGCGACGGCCGGCGTGGACGTGACGGTCCGTCCGACGGAGGACCTGGACCGGCTGCGCAGGCTGATCGAGGGCGTGGCGGAGGAGATGGCCGCGGAGGAGCCCTGGAACGAGCGCCTGTGGGGCCCGATCGAGGTGCTGGGCCTGACCGAGGTCATGATCGACTCGATGACGCTGCGGGTCTCGGCGAAGACGATGCCGGGCAAGGCGCTGAGCGTGGAGCGGGAGATCCGCTGGCGCGTCAAGCGCGCCTTCGACGCGGCGGGCGTCCGCATCGTGGGCGGCGTCCCGCTGCCCGCGGAGGACGACCCGGCCCCCGACCCGACGGCCGCCGTGGCCGCCCCGTCCGCCTTCTCCTCCCCGACGACCCCGCAGTCGATGGCCGCCACCCCGCTCCAGCAGCCCCCGTCGATACCGCAGCCCTCGACGGGCCCGAACCTCTCGAAGGGCTGA